A genomic stretch from Sphingobacterium sp. ML3W includes:
- a CDS encoding metallophosphatase — translation MEELKSINRRTFIKQAGGFSAALALGSLPFQAAAKSKKIKLTILHTNDVHSRIEPFPMDGGKYQGLGGVARRSTLINKIRSEENNLLLLDAGDMFQGTPYFNLFGGKLELDLMTKLRYDAGTFGNHEFDNGLDGLVKYLDHAKFPFLTANYDFKGTVLEGKTQDYTIFHKGGIKVGVFGLGVDIEGLVDPNNYKGMKYLDPIEISNKVVKILKEKHKCDLIICLSHLGYQYENDKVSDLVLAAKTSDIDLIIGGHTHTFLNEPTLVTNLKGTQTVVNQVGFAGINLGRIDFIMEPGSDKKQMIASTYQVNPSIAESQLA, via the coding sequence ATGGAAGAATTAAAATCAATTAATCGGAGAACCTTTATCAAGCAAGCCGGTGGATTTTCTGCAGCACTTGCTTTGGGTTCATTACCTTTTCAGGCGGCAGCAAAAAGTAAAAAGATCAAATTGACCATTTTACATACCAATGATGTGCATAGTCGCATTGAGCCTTTTCCAATGGACGGTGGTAAGTATCAGGGACTGGGTGGTGTAGCTCGTCGTAGCACACTGATCAATAAGATCCGTAGCGAGGAAAATAATCTACTATTATTGGATGCAGGAGACATGTTTCAAGGAACACCGTATTTCAACCTCTTTGGCGGTAAATTAGAGCTCGACCTGATGACCAAATTGCGATATGATGCCGGGACATTTGGTAACCATGAGTTCGATAATGGCCTGGATGGACTCGTGAAATACCTAGATCACGCCAAATTTCCATTTCTGACGGCCAACTATGATTTTAAAGGTACCGTACTTGAAGGGAAAACCCAGGATTATACGATATTTCATAAAGGCGGTATCAAGGTAGGTGTATTTGGACTGGGGGTTGATATCGAAGGTTTGGTAGATCCCAATAATTACAAAGGGATGAAATATCTGGATCCGATTGAAATATCCAACAAAGTTGTTAAAATCCTGAAAGAAAAACATAAGTGTGACCTTATTATCTGTCTTTCACACCTTGGGTATCAATATGAGAATGATAAAGTTTCAGATCTGGTTCTGGCAGCCAAAACATCAGATATCGATTTGATCATTGGCGGACACACCCATACTTTTTTAAATGAACCGACCTTGGTCACAAATTTAAAAGGAACACAGACAGTGGTCAACCAAGTTGGTTTTGCAGGCATCAATCTTGGTCGCATTGATTTTATTATGGAACCGGGATCAGACAAAAAGCAGATGATAGCAAGTACCTATCAGGTCAACCCCTCAATAGCAGAATCGCAACTGGCATAA
- a CDS encoding MFS transporter, whose amino-acid sequence MKKIISIYLDSFKGLSQAAWLLAVVMLINRMGSMVIPFLGLYMTQVLHFDIKQVGIVLMSYGIGSVCGSYIGGWLTDRIGSFKVQFGSLVLASPLFLLIPLFKEVQSLSIMIFTLSLIFDAFRPANSVSVASYAKPENITRAFSLNRLAINLGFSIGPAAAGFLATISFNWIFYGNSFAVMCAAVIFFIFFNKRQKRTDVKAKKEALANSNIIVKQSRNPYTDIPFVLFNIFCCIFSFCFFQLITTLPIFYREVHHLDDHQIGFLLGWSGFVIVLLEMFVVHVAEKRFSLISTLVFGTVLCALSYAMLNYMGGLGWLYFTFFIFGLGEMLTLPFMATVSVNRSTPKTQGAYMGFNSLAFSAANIFSPLLGTSIVDSFGFTTLWWATALTLSFTGLGFYLVLKWMR is encoded by the coding sequence ATGAAAAAAATCATATCCATATACTTGGATTCCTTCAAAGGCCTTTCACAGGCCGCATGGCTCTTGGCAGTTGTTATGTTGATCAACAGAATGGGAAGTATGGTTATCCCCTTCCTAGGGCTCTATATGACACAGGTCCTTCATTTTGATATCAAACAAGTTGGTATTGTGCTTATGAGCTATGGCATAGGCTCAGTTTGCGGCTCCTACATCGGTGGATGGTTGACAGATCGGATTGGTAGCTTTAAGGTGCAATTCGGTAGTTTAGTATTGGCTTCGCCACTATTTTTATTGATTCCTTTATTTAAAGAGGTTCAATCACTGTCTATCATGATCTTTACACTAAGTCTAATTTTTGATGCATTTAGACCTGCAAATTCTGTTTCTGTTGCGAGTTACGCTAAACCCGAGAATATTACCCGAGCGTTTTCGCTCAACCGTTTAGCAATTAATCTAGGATTTTCAATCGGTCCTGCCGCCGCAGGCTTTCTGGCTACAATCTCGTTTAACTGGATATTCTATGGAAATTCCTTTGCAGTGATGTGTGCTGCAGTAATTTTCTTTATCTTCTTTAATAAAAGACAAAAAAGAACAGATGTAAAAGCAAAAAAAGAAGCATTGGCAAACAGCAATATAATCGTAAAACAAAGTCGCAATCCTTATACCGATATTCCCTTTGTATTATTTAATATATTTTGCTGCATTTTCTCGTTCTGCTTTTTCCAGCTAATTACGACATTACCGATATTTTATCGTGAAGTACACCACCTGGATGATCATCAGATCGGATTTCTCCTAGGTTGGAGTGGTTTTGTGATTGTGCTATTGGAGATGTTTGTCGTCCATGTCGCCGAAAAGAGGTTCTCACTGATTAGTACATTGGTGTTTGGTACAGTTTTATGCGCCCTCTCCTACGCCATGTTAAATTACATGGGTGGACTAGGCTGGTTATATTTCACATTTTTTATCTTCGGTCTTGGCGAAATGCTGACACTTCCCTTTATGGCGACCGTATCTGTCAATCGTTCTACACCCAAAACTCAGGGAGCATATATGGGATTCAACTCCCTAGCTTTCTCTGCCGCAAATATCTTTTCACCATTGCTAGGAACTTCTATTGTTGACTCCTTTGGTTTTACAACATTGTGGTGGGCCACAGCACTGACCCTGTCCTTTACAGGACTCGGCTTTTACCTTGTGCTGAAATGGATGCGCTAA
- a CDS encoding M13 family metallopeptidase — protein MKRNILLAALLACGSLAGHAQNNAINVNYMDKSVRPQDDFYNFVNGQWMKTVKIPSDKARWGSFDELRENTDIATLKVLQESLSGQFTKGTDNQKIGDLYRSFVDTKTRDKLGLEPVQPYLTKINAIKNFDDLYKYLVEVAPIGGNPFFGGYVYAHLKNSNVNTVYLGGGSLGLGRSYYQVKDQKNEETLKDYSEYISALYAKSGQRTRDLKGPKIVAFEKELAANLKTVEQSRDANGRYNPVAVADLKKMVKNVDIAKYLSDVGFKADTVIVPELKYYENLDKIFNPANLPIIKDILTFHLLNTAASYTTQELNDLSFDFWGRKLKGQKEQRALDKRGVEFVNSIAGELLGKLYVKENFPPKAKADAEELVSYLVKAFGQHINGLTWMSADTKVKALEKLSKFKVKIGYPDKWKDYSKLDIGTSLYANVLSSSKWAFYENLAKQGKPVDKSEWGMTPQTVNAYYSPLFNEIVFPAAILQPPFYDYKADAAVNFGGIGAVIGHELSHGFDDQGAKYDGNGNLNNWWTDGDKAKFEAAANALVKQFEAYEPVPGVFVNGRFTLGENIGDLGGSSVAFDALQLYLKDKGNPGLIDGFTQNQRFFLSWATIWRTKTTDEFVVNQVKTDPHSPAQYRAFAPIINLDAFHAAWETKDGDKMFIPTDKRIKIW, from the coding sequence ATGAAGAGAAATATACTTTTGGCTGCTTTGTTGGCATGTGGTTCTTTGGCCGGCCATGCGCAAAATAATGCAATCAATGTAAATTACATGGATAAAAGTGTTCGTCCGCAGGATGATTTCTATAATTTTGTGAATGGTCAATGGATGAAAACGGTTAAAATTCCGTCGGATAAGGCACGTTGGGGCTCTTTTGATGAGTTGCGTGAAAATACAGACATCGCTACACTGAAAGTGTTACAGGAATCGTTATCGGGCCAGTTTACAAAAGGAACAGATAATCAGAAAATAGGTGATCTGTACCGGTCTTTTGTAGATACGAAGACGCGTGACAAATTGGGATTAGAACCTGTTCAGCCCTACTTGACAAAAATTAATGCGATAAAGAATTTTGATGATCTGTATAAATATCTGGTAGAAGTGGCTCCTATAGGAGGAAACCCTTTCTTTGGCGGATATGTTTATGCGCATCTCAAAAATTCTAATGTCAATACGGTTTATTTGGGTGGTGGAAGTCTAGGCTTAGGCCGTTCTTATTACCAAGTTAAGGATCAAAAGAATGAAGAGACGTTAAAGGATTATTCGGAATATATCTCTGCGCTTTACGCCAAATCGGGGCAACGCACAAGAGATCTAAAAGGTCCAAAAATTGTTGCATTTGAAAAAGAATTGGCTGCTAATCTAAAAACTGTCGAACAGTCGCGTGATGCAAATGGCCGCTATAATCCGGTGGCGGTTGCTGATTTGAAAAAGATGGTAAAAAACGTTGACATTGCTAAATATCTGAGCGACGTTGGATTCAAAGCTGATACCGTTATTGTGCCAGAACTAAAATACTATGAAAATTTAGATAAAATCTTCAATCCGGCGAACCTTCCGATTATTAAAGATATCTTGACATTTCACTTATTAAACACCGCTGCTTCGTATACAACTCAGGAATTAAATGATCTTTCTTTTGATTTTTGGGGTCGTAAGTTAAAAGGGCAGAAAGAACAACGTGCACTGGACAAACGAGGGGTAGAGTTTGTTAATTCTATCGCTGGGGAGCTTTTGGGTAAGTTATATGTGAAGGAGAATTTTCCACCAAAAGCCAAAGCGGATGCGGAGGAGCTGGTAAGTTATCTTGTAAAAGCATTCGGGCAACATATCAATGGTCTAACATGGATGTCCGCAGATACAAAAGTGAAGGCGCTCGAAAAGTTGTCGAAGTTTAAAGTGAAGATCGGTTATCCGGACAAATGGAAGGATTATAGCAAGCTTGATATTGGAACATCGCTTTACGCGAATGTTTTATCATCCAGCAAGTGGGCTTTTTATGAGAACCTTGCAAAACAAGGTAAGCCAGTTGATAAATCTGAATGGGGAATGACACCACAGACTGTCAATGCTTATTATAGTCCATTGTTTAACGAAATCGTATTTCCGGCAGCAATTCTTCAGCCTCCGTTTTATGATTACAAAGCCGATGCAGCGGTTAATTTTGGTGGCATCGGTGCAGTCATAGGACATGAGTTGTCTCATGGTTTTGATGATCAGGGTGCAAAATACGATGGTAATGGCAATTTGAACAACTGGTGGACTGATGGTGATAAGGCTAAATTTGAAGCCGCAGCGAATGCGTTGGTCAAACAATTTGAAGCTTATGAGCCCGTTCCGGGAGTTTTTGTAAATGGCCGTTTCACTTTAGGTGAGAATATTGGTGATTTGGGTGGTTCTTCGGTCGCTTTTGATGCACTACAGTTGTATTTAAAAGACAAAGGAAATCCTGGTTTAATCGATGGTTTTACACAGAATCAACGTTTCTTCCTTTCTTGGGCTACCATTTGGAGAACGAAGACAACGGATGAATTTGTTGTGAATCAGGTGAAGACGGACCCACATTCTCCTGCACAATATAGGGCATTCGCTCCGATCATCAATTTGGATGCATTCCATGCTGCCTGGGAAACGAAAGATGGCGATAAAATGTTTATCCCTACAGATAAGCGTATTAAGATCTGGTAA
- the metA gene encoding homoserine O-succinyltransferase: protein MPVKLPNNLPAIELLKKENIFVMSDLRANEQDIRPLRVLVLNLMPLKITTETDFIRLLSNNPLQVEMEFLRLETHVSKNTPEEHLEMFYKSLSEVKENFYDGMIITGAPVEMVRFEEVTYWNEIQTIFDWARTHVTSSLYICWASQAALYHFYDVEKKPLDEKLFGVFKHTALDKRHPLFRGFDDEFFIPHSRHTTMEKDDLLAKSGVEILSESPEAGIAIASSRGGREFYLTGHSEYAPFTLDEEYKRDLEKGQAIRMPANYYRDDNPENQPLVRWTSHANLLFNNWLNYFVYQETPFDLKDVVHLGEIRQKD, encoded by the coding sequence ATGCCAGTCAAACTTCCTAATAACCTTCCTGCGATAGAGCTTTTAAAAAAGGAAAATATCTTTGTTATGAGTGATCTAAGAGCAAACGAGCAGGATATTAGACCATTACGTGTTTTGGTCCTCAATCTGATGCCTCTTAAGATTACAACGGAGACCGATTTTATCCGCTTACTTTCCAATAATCCTTTGCAAGTTGAGATGGAGTTTCTTCGATTGGAAACCCACGTTTCAAAAAACACTCCTGAGGAACACTTGGAGATGTTTTATAAAAGCCTAAGTGAAGTGAAGGAAAACTTCTACGATGGTATGATCATCACAGGCGCTCCGGTTGAGATGGTCAGATTTGAGGAGGTGACCTATTGGAATGAAATTCAGACGATCTTTGACTGGGCAAGAACACATGTAACGTCAAGCTTGTATATCTGTTGGGCTTCACAGGCAGCCTTGTATCATTTTTATGATGTGGAGAAAAAACCGTTGGACGAAAAGCTTTTTGGTGTATTCAAACATACTGCTCTCGACAAAAGACATCCGTTATTTCGTGGATTTGATGATGAGTTTTTTATTCCTCATAGCCGGCATACAACTATGGAGAAAGACGATTTACTTGCTAAAAGCGGGGTAGAAATTCTTTCCGAATCTCCTGAGGCAGGTATTGCCATCGCATCTTCCCGCGGTGGTCGGGAATTTTATCTGACCGGCCATTCTGAATACGCACCATTTACTTTGGATGAAGAGTATAAAAGGGATTTAGAAAAAGGCCAGGCCATTCGCATGCCTGCAAACTACTATAGAGATGACAATCCAGAAAATCAACCTTTGGTGCGTTGGACGAGCCATGCTAACTTGTTATTTAACAATTGGCTCAACTATTTTGTGTACCAAGAAACGCCTTTTGATTTAAAAGATGTCGTTCATCTGGGGGAGATCAGACAAAAAGACTGA